The following proteins come from a genomic window of Hydractinia symbiolongicarpus strain clone_291-10 chromosome 2, HSymV2.1, whole genome shotgun sequence:
- the LOC130629997 gene encoding uncharacterized protein LOC130629997, which translates to MVATHSRSYKDFTITKSNEMHQFDLLYMPHDRFYGITYKYILTGVDVASRYKVARPLRTKKACEVADMIKDIYKAGPLHYPKTFQCDNGSAFKSNMTKLLEGKGVEIRRATAKYHHMFTAFVESYNKVLAERLFKPQDAQELVSGETSSI; encoded by the coding sequence ATGGTTGCGACACATTCGAGGTCCTACAAAGATTTTACCATTACAAAATCCAACGAAATGCATCAATTCGATCTACTGTACATGCCTCACGATCGTTTTTATGGCATAACGTACAAGTACATTCTGACAGGCGTTGACGTGGCCTCACGTTACAAAGTAGCGAGGCCTCTAAGAACAAAAAAAGCATGCGAAGTCGCCGACATGATCAAAGATATTTACAAAGCCGGACCTTTACACTACcccaaaactttccaatgtgacaaTGGTTCCGCGTTCAAATCGAATATGACGAAGCTCCTAGAAGGCAAAGGTGTTGAAATTAGGCGGGCCACCGCGAAATATCACCATATGTTCACGGCCTTCGTGGAAAGCTACAACAAGGTACTTGCCGAGAGGCTTTTCAAGCCTCAAGATGCGCAGGAGTTGGTCTCTGGTGAGACTAGTAGCATTTGA